A genomic window from Salvelinus namaycush isolate Seneca chromosome 21, SaNama_1.0, whole genome shotgun sequence includes:
- the LOC120066281 gene encoding sodium/nucleoside cotransporter 2-like isoform X2: MTEATGTALKVVSHVNGLGVVNEGFETQEDDISVSNRSSIKEEHSRKGLGLYLSKVCKPINATEDYFNAHAKTIKCIVLGLLGAGYVAYFITACILDFERAIALVVLTSLAVVSKAYDLVKTYHGDSITKCFIPAQRCFNNFRGWIIGVFVVAVLVLLVTWLVVDTSKRPEQLISFGGVCMFILVIFIFSAHRTEVAWRSVFWGLGLQFCIGLFVIRTEPGLTAFQWLGEQVQIFLNYTKNGSSFVFGPLVSDIFAFQALPIVIFFSSVMSVLYFLGIMQWLIIKIAWVMQITMGTSPTETLSVAGNIFVGQTEAPLLIRPYLMDMTKSEVHAVMVGGFSTIAGSVMGAFISFGIDASSLISASVMAAPCALAISKLSYPETEESKFTSEENIKVACGDEQNILEAASSGASTSIGLVANIAANLIAFLAILAFINASLGWLGGLVGFPSITFEIICSYVFMPVAFMMGIPFEESFIVAELIGTKLFLNEFLAYQKLSELKTNRVNGLDEMIGEERQWISVRSEIICTYALCGFANFSSLGIVIGGLSSICPSRRADVSSLVLRALFTGTCVSLINACIAGILFVPPLGCLDVFGTSFFNTTNIDLKNCCTDLFGSTVNNGTISFEGSWSTVTNATLYFTNCCDLFDYAVCN, translated from the exons ATGA CGGAAGCCACTGGTACAGCGCTTAAAGTTGTGTCTCATGTTAATGGACTTGGGGTGGTCAATGAGGGATTTGAAACACAG GAGGATGACATTTCAGTTAGTAACAGAAGCAGTATCAAAGAGGAGCACTCAAGAAAAGGATTGGGATTATATTTAAG TAAGGTTTGCAAGCCTATTAATGCCACAGAGGATTACTTTAATGCTCACGCCAAAACCATCAAATGCATTGTACTGGGCTTGCTCGGAGCag GCTATGTGGCATACTTCATCACAGCCTGCATATTGGACTTTGAGAGGGCCATTGCCCTTGTGGTCCTCACCAGTTTGGCAGTTGTCTCCAAAGCCTATGACCTTGTGAAGACATACCATGGAGATAGCATAACCAAATGTTTCATACCAGctcaaagatgcttcaacaattTCCGGGGATGGATAATAGG AGTTTTCGTTGTTGCGGTGCTGGTCCTGCTGGTGACTTGGCTCGTTGTGGACACAAGCAAGCGACCAGAGCAGCTCATCTCATTTGGAGGGGTCTGCATGTTCATTCTAGTCATTTTCATCTTCTCAGCCCACAGGACAGAG GTGGCATGGAGGTCAGTCTTTTGGGGTCTTGGTTTACAATTCTGTATCGGACTGTTTGTCATAAGGACAGAGCCAGGACTCACAGCCTTCCAATGGCTTGGAGAACAAGTGCAG ATATTCTTGAACTACACAAAAAACGGGTCATCATTTGTTTTTGGACCACTAGTATCCGACATCTTCGCATTTCAG GCTTTGCCCATTGTGATATTCTTCAGCAGTGTGATGTCAGTCCTTTATTTCCTTGGGATAATGCAATGGCTCATCATTAAG ATCGCATGGGTAATGCAGATAACGATGGGAACCTCACCCACTGAGACCTTGAGTGTTGCAGGCAACATATTTGTTGGACAG ACTGAAGCGCCATTGCTGATTCGCCCCTATTTGATGGACATGACCAAATCTGAAGTGCATGCTGTCATGGTTGGAGGCTTTTCCACCATTGCAGGAAGTGTGATGGGTGCATTCATCTCATTTGGG ATTGATGCATCCTCTCTGATCTCTGCCTCTGTAATGGCTGCCCCATGTGCCTTGGCAATCTCCAAGCTGTCCTATCCGGAGACAGAAGAGAGCAAATTTACATCAGAGGAAAATATCAAAGTGGCTTGTGg TGATGAACAGAACATTTTGGAAGCAGCTAGCAGTGGAGCATCTACATCAATAGGCCTTGTTGCTAATATAGCTGCCAACTTGATAGCATTCCTTGCGATACTAGCATTCATCAATGCATCTCTTGGCTGGCTGGGAGGCCTGGTGGGATTTCCCTCTATCACATTTGAG ATAATCTGTTCCTATGTGTTCATGCCTGTGGCCTTCATGATGGGGATACCATTTGAAGAGAGTTTCATAGTAGCAGAACTCATCGGCACCAAGCTCTTCCTCAATGAGTTTCTGGCATATCAGAAGCTATCAGAGTTGAAGACTAACAGAGTCAACGGTCTGGATGAAATGATTGGCGAAGAGAGGCAATGGATCTCA GTCAGATCAGAGATCATCTGCACTTATGCTCTGTGTGGATTTGCCAATTTCAGCTCACTGGGGATCGTAATTGGAGGCCTTT CCTCCATATGCCCATCCAGAAGAGCCGACGTCTCCTCTTTAGTATTGAGAGCCCTGTTCACTGGGACCTGTGTGTCTCTGATTAATGCCTGTATTGCAG GTATTCTCTTTGTTCCTCCTCTTGGCTGTTTGGATGTTTTCGGGACGTCCTTTTTCAACACCACAAATATAGACCTAAAAAACTGCTGTACTGATCTCTTTGGAAG CACTGTGAACAATGGGACCATCTCATTTGAGGGCTCCTGGAGCACGGTGACCAACGCCACTTTGTACTTTACGAACTGCTGTGATCTCTTTGATTATGCAGTTTGTAACTAG
- the LOC120066281 gene encoding sodium/nucleoside cotransporter 2-like isoform X1 yields MTKHCLSFSAEATGTALKVVSHVNGLGVVNEGFETQEDDISVSNRSSIKEEHSRKGLGLYLSKVCKPINATEDYFNAHAKTIKCIVLGLLGAGYVAYFITACILDFERAIALVVLTSLAVVSKAYDLVKTYHGDSITKCFIPAQRCFNNFRGWIIGVFVVAVLVLLVTWLVVDTSKRPEQLISFGGVCMFILVIFIFSAHRTEVAWRSVFWGLGLQFCIGLFVIRTEPGLTAFQWLGEQVQIFLNYTKNGSSFVFGPLVSDIFAFQALPIVIFFSSVMSVLYFLGIMQWLIIKIAWVMQITMGTSPTETLSVAGNIFVGQTEAPLLIRPYLMDMTKSEVHAVMVGGFSTIAGSVMGAFISFGIDASSLISASVMAAPCALAISKLSYPETEESKFTSEENIKVACGDEQNILEAASSGASTSIGLVANIAANLIAFLAILAFINASLGWLGGLVGFPSITFEIICSYVFMPVAFMMGIPFEESFIVAELIGTKLFLNEFLAYQKLSELKTNRVNGLDEMIGEERQWISVRSEIICTYALCGFANFSSLGIVIGGLSSICPSRRADVSSLVLRALFTGTCVSLINACIAGILFVPPLGCLDVFGTSFFNTTNIDLKNCCTDLFGSTVNNGTISFEGSWSTVTNATLYFTNCCDLFDYAVCN; encoded by the exons ATGACTAAACATTGCCTCTCTTTTTCAGCGGAAGCCACTGGTACAGCGCTTAAAGTTGTGTCTCATGTTAATGGACTTGGGGTGGTCAATGAGGGATTTGAAACACAG GAGGATGACATTTCAGTTAGTAACAGAAGCAGTATCAAAGAGGAGCACTCAAGAAAAGGATTGGGATTATATTTAAG TAAGGTTTGCAAGCCTATTAATGCCACAGAGGATTACTTTAATGCTCACGCCAAAACCATCAAATGCATTGTACTGGGCTTGCTCGGAGCag GCTATGTGGCATACTTCATCACAGCCTGCATATTGGACTTTGAGAGGGCCATTGCCCTTGTGGTCCTCACCAGTTTGGCAGTTGTCTCCAAAGCCTATGACCTTGTGAAGACATACCATGGAGATAGCATAACCAAATGTTTCATACCAGctcaaagatgcttcaacaattTCCGGGGATGGATAATAGG AGTTTTCGTTGTTGCGGTGCTGGTCCTGCTGGTGACTTGGCTCGTTGTGGACACAAGCAAGCGACCAGAGCAGCTCATCTCATTTGGAGGGGTCTGCATGTTCATTCTAGTCATTTTCATCTTCTCAGCCCACAGGACAGAG GTGGCATGGAGGTCAGTCTTTTGGGGTCTTGGTTTACAATTCTGTATCGGACTGTTTGTCATAAGGACAGAGCCAGGACTCACAGCCTTCCAATGGCTTGGAGAACAAGTGCAG ATATTCTTGAACTACACAAAAAACGGGTCATCATTTGTTTTTGGACCACTAGTATCCGACATCTTCGCATTTCAG GCTTTGCCCATTGTGATATTCTTCAGCAGTGTGATGTCAGTCCTTTATTTCCTTGGGATAATGCAATGGCTCATCATTAAG ATCGCATGGGTAATGCAGATAACGATGGGAACCTCACCCACTGAGACCTTGAGTGTTGCAGGCAACATATTTGTTGGACAG ACTGAAGCGCCATTGCTGATTCGCCCCTATTTGATGGACATGACCAAATCTGAAGTGCATGCTGTCATGGTTGGAGGCTTTTCCACCATTGCAGGAAGTGTGATGGGTGCATTCATCTCATTTGGG ATTGATGCATCCTCTCTGATCTCTGCCTCTGTAATGGCTGCCCCATGTGCCTTGGCAATCTCCAAGCTGTCCTATCCGGAGACAGAAGAGAGCAAATTTACATCAGAGGAAAATATCAAAGTGGCTTGTGg TGATGAACAGAACATTTTGGAAGCAGCTAGCAGTGGAGCATCTACATCAATAGGCCTTGTTGCTAATATAGCTGCCAACTTGATAGCATTCCTTGCGATACTAGCATTCATCAATGCATCTCTTGGCTGGCTGGGAGGCCTGGTGGGATTTCCCTCTATCACATTTGAG ATAATCTGTTCCTATGTGTTCATGCCTGTGGCCTTCATGATGGGGATACCATTTGAAGAGAGTTTCATAGTAGCAGAACTCATCGGCACCAAGCTCTTCCTCAATGAGTTTCTGGCATATCAGAAGCTATCAGAGTTGAAGACTAACAGAGTCAACGGTCTGGATGAAATGATTGGCGAAGAGAGGCAATGGATCTCA GTCAGATCAGAGATCATCTGCACTTATGCTCTGTGTGGATTTGCCAATTTCAGCTCACTGGGGATCGTAATTGGAGGCCTTT CCTCCATATGCCCATCCAGAAGAGCCGACGTCTCCTCTTTAGTATTGAGAGCCCTGTTCACTGGGACCTGTGTGTCTCTGATTAATGCCTGTATTGCAG GTATTCTCTTTGTTCCTCCTCTTGGCTGTTTGGATGTTTTCGGGACGTCCTTTTTCAACACCACAAATATAGACCTAAAAAACTGCTGTACTGATCTCTTTGGAAG CACTGTGAACAATGGGACCATCTCATTTGAGGGCTCCTGGAGCACGGTGACCAACGCCACTTTGTACTTTACGAACTGCTGTGATCTCTTTGATTATGCAGTTTGTAACTAG
- the LOC120066281 gene encoding sodium/nucleoside cotransporter 2-like isoform X3, with protein sequence MLMDLGWSMRDLKHSKVCKPINATEDYFNAHAKTIKCIVLGLLGAGYVAYFITACILDFERAIALVVLTSLAVVSKAYDLVKTYHGDSITKCFIPAQRCFNNFRGWIIGVFVVAVLVLLVTWLVVDTSKRPEQLISFGGVCMFILVIFIFSAHRTEVAWRSVFWGLGLQFCIGLFVIRTEPGLTAFQWLGEQVQIFLNYTKNGSSFVFGPLVSDIFAFQALPIVIFFSSVMSVLYFLGIMQWLIIKIAWVMQITMGTSPTETLSVAGNIFVGQTEAPLLIRPYLMDMTKSEVHAVMVGGFSTIAGSVMGAFISFGIDASSLISASVMAAPCALAISKLSYPETEESKFTSEENIKVACGDEQNILEAASSGASTSIGLVANIAANLIAFLAILAFINASLGWLGGLVGFPSITFEIICSYVFMPVAFMMGIPFEESFIVAELIGTKLFLNEFLAYQKLSELKTNRVNGLDEMIGEERQWISVRSEIICTYALCGFANFSSLGIVIGGLSSICPSRRADVSSLVLRALFTGTCVSLINACIAGILFVPPLGCLDVFGTSFFNTTNIDLKNCCTDLFGSTVNNGTISFEGSWSTVTNATLYFTNCCDLFDYAVCN encoded by the exons ATGTTAATGGACTTGGGGTGGTCAATGAGGGATTTGAAACACAG TAAGGTTTGCAAGCCTATTAATGCCACAGAGGATTACTTTAATGCTCACGCCAAAACCATCAAATGCATTGTACTGGGCTTGCTCGGAGCag GCTATGTGGCATACTTCATCACAGCCTGCATATTGGACTTTGAGAGGGCCATTGCCCTTGTGGTCCTCACCAGTTTGGCAGTTGTCTCCAAAGCCTATGACCTTGTGAAGACATACCATGGAGATAGCATAACCAAATGTTTCATACCAGctcaaagatgcttcaacaattTCCGGGGATGGATAATAGG AGTTTTCGTTGTTGCGGTGCTGGTCCTGCTGGTGACTTGGCTCGTTGTGGACACAAGCAAGCGACCAGAGCAGCTCATCTCATTTGGAGGGGTCTGCATGTTCATTCTAGTCATTTTCATCTTCTCAGCCCACAGGACAGAG GTGGCATGGAGGTCAGTCTTTTGGGGTCTTGGTTTACAATTCTGTATCGGACTGTTTGTCATAAGGACAGAGCCAGGACTCACAGCCTTCCAATGGCTTGGAGAACAAGTGCAG ATATTCTTGAACTACACAAAAAACGGGTCATCATTTGTTTTTGGACCACTAGTATCCGACATCTTCGCATTTCAG GCTTTGCCCATTGTGATATTCTTCAGCAGTGTGATGTCAGTCCTTTATTTCCTTGGGATAATGCAATGGCTCATCATTAAG ATCGCATGGGTAATGCAGATAACGATGGGAACCTCACCCACTGAGACCTTGAGTGTTGCAGGCAACATATTTGTTGGACAG ACTGAAGCGCCATTGCTGATTCGCCCCTATTTGATGGACATGACCAAATCTGAAGTGCATGCTGTCATGGTTGGAGGCTTTTCCACCATTGCAGGAAGTGTGATGGGTGCATTCATCTCATTTGGG ATTGATGCATCCTCTCTGATCTCTGCCTCTGTAATGGCTGCCCCATGTGCCTTGGCAATCTCCAAGCTGTCCTATCCGGAGACAGAAGAGAGCAAATTTACATCAGAGGAAAATATCAAAGTGGCTTGTGg TGATGAACAGAACATTTTGGAAGCAGCTAGCAGTGGAGCATCTACATCAATAGGCCTTGTTGCTAATATAGCTGCCAACTTGATAGCATTCCTTGCGATACTAGCATTCATCAATGCATCTCTTGGCTGGCTGGGAGGCCTGGTGGGATTTCCCTCTATCACATTTGAG ATAATCTGTTCCTATGTGTTCATGCCTGTGGCCTTCATGATGGGGATACCATTTGAAGAGAGTTTCATAGTAGCAGAACTCATCGGCACCAAGCTCTTCCTCAATGAGTTTCTGGCATATCAGAAGCTATCAGAGTTGAAGACTAACAGAGTCAACGGTCTGGATGAAATGATTGGCGAAGAGAGGCAATGGATCTCA GTCAGATCAGAGATCATCTGCACTTATGCTCTGTGTGGATTTGCCAATTTCAGCTCACTGGGGATCGTAATTGGAGGCCTTT CCTCCATATGCCCATCCAGAAGAGCCGACGTCTCCTCTTTAGTATTGAGAGCCCTGTTCACTGGGACCTGTGTGTCTCTGATTAATGCCTGTATTGCAG GTATTCTCTTTGTTCCTCCTCTTGGCTGTTTGGATGTTTTCGGGACGTCCTTTTTCAACACCACAAATATAGACCTAAAAAACTGCTGTACTGATCTCTTTGGAAG CACTGTGAACAATGGGACCATCTCATTTGAGGGCTCCTGGAGCACGGTGACCAACGCCACTTTGTACTTTACGAACTGCTGTGATCTCTTTGATTATGCAGTTTGTAACTAG
- the alpk3a gene encoding alpha-protein kinase 3 yields MTSRRPMTRSYSGNGRSGGSYNEEEVSSSNGRMESCNYLSNVRPENRSTLFGVMAQLTEDTQPVFETTLKSKAVSENCNVKLTCVVTGNPAPELTWYRDDMELDRYCGLPKYEIGRNGKTHTLQIYNCTVDDAAIYQASARNSKGIVSCSGVLEVGTMSEFKIHQRFFGKLKEKAENKKRELEESRRRGNENVQKEPQEQKPLQNSPIAPQRKRRTPSALSSPPDGEENTVSQGAAAVEPNGASAEVSEPAMVTTTENGSKTPNNDFDNVEIVTTKPPTTEIFAKMKMKISNGIDSGVVSSNSSHTGPGTSENAYDGGISLAQFLSETLHSQTAEEKKIPARVEETVAVEEPDGHPEVYKTPTEETVPMAVVAPKTNVPHKQLASFERLNSAEHKHGFTVSHSEEPPSALRRAPESVPDSLEHVEQKEVCPEVMISSSTETVPTSGPPALSEATVDQIQADPVPHVVVSAPHEPNIQVFSSGTDQVTRHDAKTEDLHKQGPSDTPWSPDPSSGAGFHMSNRTSVGESGSAPNNNISPTVNLGLMTVTTESEKEKKSFVDSSFGNLKIQEQVAPIVQKTSEQKDVNLERNDVPTRTIERHVETEEKVTEIKVEVLGESKIHSETQPVKGSVIVSPEPPVSPSSLRRLTSRTPPVITVDDPPNSEKAVSEQSGGDTPTSSLSCESSPRLKRRDSLTLIRSATPEELASGARRKIFIPREGEGVGVVVALGVGGSPLDTQVKKEAPYMSPSQARRAAFLQAPAGSQTPPLERRSPLLSRRKATLEVPKVVKEISTEEPESPKTEVKPPEKEKQNPFKAPQVIRKIRGEPFPDASGHLKLWCQFFNVLSDSTIKWYRDEEEIVEVKRSGGDESQVALAIVQTSSRDCGVYGCSIKNEFGTDSTDFLLSVDLLSEYFLREDLEVGEEMEMTPMLFTKGLADPGYWGEKFFGRIMTQEAHLGEGCAHKACRAKVIYGLDPVFESGTTCIIKLQSPIAYGTKQESNLAERNMEITKQECKIQNTVREYCKIFAAEARVIENFGFSLEVSPLYLVYRPANSVPYATVEADLKGIFLKYCMMDAKGRLITRATSEVEMKCCSFQHWIHQWTNSNLLVTGLEGVGPKITKVRIVTKSKGYQGLTEDGSPKVFEQFLTQHQCNYYCGLLSLRTLKPMDTLQQPPKIKGSRSPLLVRKLGSSSPQLNRKLGSSSPQLQRKGLNSPLTTRKATSSPKVPRKTRETEDNQSTAKPKAEESLKVVV; encoded by the exons ATGACTTCCAGAAGACCAATGACCCGTTCTTACTCTGGCAATGGGAGGTCCGGCGGCAGCTACAATGAGGAGGAGGTCAGCTCTTCGAATGGCCGCATGGAGAGCTGCAACTACCTCTCCAATGTCAGGCCCGAAAACAG GAGTACATTGTTTGGTGTAATGGCTCAGCTGACTGAGGACACCCAGCCTGTATTTGAGACCACCTTAAAATCCAAGGCCGTGTCAGAGAACTGTAATGTGAAGTTGACATGTGTGgttacag GAAACCCAGCCCCAGAACTGACGTGGTACAGAGACGACATGGAGTTGGACCGATACTGCGGTCTTCCAAAATATGAAATTGGCCGCAATGGAAAAACTCACACACTCCAAATTTACAA ctGCACAGTGGATGATGCAGCCATCTATCAGGCTTCAGCCAGGAACAGCAAAGGCATTGTCTCCTGCTCTGGGGTTCTGGAGGTGGGCACCATGAGCGAGTTCAAGATCCACCAGAGGTTCTTTGGCAAGCTGAAAGAGAAGGCAGAGAACAAGAAGAGGGAGTTGGaagagagcaggagaaggggcAATGAGAATGTCCAGAAGGAGCCTCAGGAACAGAAGCCTCTCCAGAACAGCCCGATCGCCCCTCAGAGGAAGCGCCGGACCCCAAGTGCCCTCTCTTCACCACCGGATGGGGAGGAGAACACAGTCAGCCAGGGGGCAGCGGCTGTAGAACCTAATGGGGCCAGTGCTGAAGTCAGTGAACCGGCCATGGTGACAACTACAGAGAATGGGAGCAAGACTCCCAACAATGACTTTGACAATGTGGAGATTGTCACCACCAAGCCCCCAACCACAGAAATCTTTGCCAAAATGAAGATGAAGATCTCAAATGGTATAGATTCTGGGGTTGTCAGCAGTAACAGTAGTCATACAGGACCGGGCACCAGTGAAAATGCATATGATGGAGGAATAAGTTTGGCTCAATTTCTGTCAGAGACCCTTCATTCACAGACTGCTGAGGAAAAGAAGATCCCTGCACGAGTGGAGGAAACTGTGGCAGTGGAG GAGCCAGATGGTCACCCAGAGGTGTATAAAACCCCCACAGAGGAGACAGTGCCCATGGCGGTAGTAGCACCAAAAACTAACGTACCACACAAGCAGCTAGCGTCATTTGAGAGGTTGAACTCAGCTGAACACAAGCATGGATTTACTGTTTCACACTCAGAAGAACCCCCTTCGGCTCTCAGAAGAGCACCAGAGAGTGTGCCTGATTCACTGGAGCATGTTGAGCAGAAGGAGGTATGTCCGGAGGTGATGATCAGCAGCAGTACAGAGACAGTGCCCACATCTGGCCCTCCAGCCCTCAGTGAG GCAACCGTGGACCAGATCCAGGCAGACCCTGTCCCCCATGTGGTTGTCTCAGCCCCACATGAGCCAAACATCCAAGTGTTTTCTTCCGGGACTGATCAGGTGACAAGACATGATGCCAAAACTGAAGATTTACACAAACAGGGTCCATCTGACACTCCATGGAGCCCAGACCCCAGCAGTGGAGCAGGTTTCCATATGTCAAACCGCACTAGTGTGGGTGAAAGCGGGAGTGCTCCTAACAATAATATCTCACCCACAGTCAACCTCGGCCTGATGACAGTAACCACagaaagtgagaaagagaag AAAAGTTTTGTGGACAGTTCATTTGGCAACCTGAAGATACAAGAACAGGTGGCACCTATTGTGCAGAAAACGTCTGAGCAAAAGGATGTGAACTTAGAGAGAAACGACGTGCCGACCCGCACTATTGAGAGACATGTTGAAACAGAAGAAAAGGTGACTGAAATAAAGGTGGAAGTGCTGGGTGAATCTAAGATCCACTCAGAGACCCAGCCTGTGAAAGGCTCTGTCATTGTGTCCCCTGAGCCACCAGT GAGTCCCAGCAGTCTCCGCAGGCTCACGTCAAGGACTCCCCCTGTCATTACTGTGGATGACCCTCCTAACAGTGAGAAGGCAGTATCGGAGCAGAGTGGTGGAGACACCCCAACGTCCTCCCTGTCCTGTGAGAGCAGCCCCAGGTTGAAAAGAAGGGACAGTCTGACCCTCATCCGCTCTGCCACGCCCGAAGAGCTGGCCTCTGGAGCTCGCCGCAAGATCTTCATCcccagggagggagaaggggttggggtagtggTGGCGCTGGGTGTGGGTGGTAGTCCGCTGGACACCCAGGTCAAGAAGGAGGCTCCATATATGTCACCCAGTCAGGCTCGCAGGGCAGCGTTCCTGCAGGCACCAGCAGGCTCACAGACCCCACCGCTGGAGAGACGGTCCCCTCTTCTGAGCCGTAGGAAGGCCACCCTGGAGGTGCCCAAAGTTGTGAAAGAGATCAGCACTGAGGAGCCAGAGAGCCCCAAGACTGAGGTCAAACCTCCTGAGAAGGAGAAGCAGAACCCCTTCAAAG ctcctcaggTTATCCGTAAGATCAGGGGAGAGCCTTTCCCAGATGCCTCAGGACACTTGAAGCTCTGGTGCCAGTTCTTCAACGTACTCAGTGACTCCACCATCAAGTGGTACAGGGACGAGGAAGAGATAGTAGAGGTGAAAAGAAG TGGAGGAGATGAAAGCCAAGTGGCGTTGGCCATCGTCCAGACATCCAGTCGAGATTGTGGGGTGTATGGCTGCTCAATCAAGAACGAATTTGGGACAGATTCCACTGACTTCCTTCTCAGCGTAGACC TACTTTCAGAGTACTTCCTGCGGGAGGATTTAGAAG TTGGAGAAGAGATGGAAATGACTCCAATGCTATTCACCAAAGGCCTAGCAGACCCAGGCTACTGGGGGGAGAAGTTCTTTGGGCGCATCATGACACAGGAGGCCCACCTGGGAGAGGGCTGTGCACACAAGGCCTGCAGGGCGAAGGTTATCTATGGCCTAGACCCTGTGTTTGAGTCCGGAACCACCTGTATCATTAAATTACAAAGCCCCATCGCCTATGGGACCAAACAGGAGAGCAACCTTGCAGAGAGAAACATGGAAATTACTAAGCAA gagtgcAAAATCCAAAACACAGTTCGAGAGTATTGCAAAATCTTTGCAGCTGAAGCGAGGGTGATTGAAAACTTTGGCTTTTCACTGGA AGTGAGCCCTCTCTATCTGGTGTACCGCCCTGCCAACTCTGTCCCTTACGCCACTGTGGAGGCTGACCTGAAGGGCATCTTCCTTAAGTACTGTATGATGGATGCCAAAGGCAGGCTGATCACCAGAGCCACCTCAGAGGTGGAAATGAAATGCTGTTCCTTCCAGCATTGGATACACCAATGGACAAACAGCAACTTACTGGTTACTGGGCTGGAGG GTGTTGGACCGAAGATCACTAAAGTTAGAATCGTCACGAAATCAAAGGG GTATCAAGGCCTTACAGAGGATGGTTCTCCTAAGGTGTTTGAGCAGTTCCTGACCCAGCATCAGTGTAACTACTACTGTGGGCTCCTCAGCCTGAGAACCCTGAAGCCCATGGACACCCTGCAGCAGCCCCCCAAGATCAAAGGCTCCCGGAGCCCCTTGCTCGTCAGGAAGTTGGGCTCGTCCAGCCCTCAGCTCAACAGGAAGTTGGGCTCATCCAGCCCCCAACTGCAGAGAAAAGGACTGAACAGCCCCTTGACAACCAGAAAGGCCACCTCCAGCCCAAAGGTGCCTAGAAAGACTAGGGAGACAGAAGACAACCAGTCCACAGCCAAACCCAAGGCGGAGGAGAGTCTCAAAGTTGTGGTATGA